CGGCGCCCAGGCTCAGCGACGATTTGCTCGGCGTCATGATTTCCCGCGCTGCGTCATACATGCCGGCGTCGCGCAACGCCTGACGGCAGCCCTCGCAGCGCCGCAGCGAACGGGGATCGAGCTGGGCGCCGATGATGCCGATGTGGCGGTAGCCGCGATCGATCAGGTGGCGGCCCGCCGCATAGCCAGAGTCGAATTGCGAAAAGCCGACGCTCAAGCCTTGTTCGCCATCCAGCGTTTCGATGGTGTGGACGGTCGGAATGTCGCGCGCCTCCAGCAGCTTCCATACGCCCGGGTTGTGGTCGATTCCCGTCAGGATCAGGCCATCCGGCGAATGCTGCAGGTAGTTGCGCAGCAGGGTCTCTTCCTCTTCCAAGGAATAGCCGGTCAGCCCGATGTGCATGTGATGGGCGTGTGCGTCCAGCACTTCCTTGATGCCCGTCAGGATATCGACGAACACCGCGTTGCTGAGCGACGGGATCAGCACGACGATGGTGCGCGAGCGGGCCGAAGCGAGCGAGCTGGCAGCGTGGTTCGGCACATAGCCCAGACGTTCGCAGGCTTCCCGGATGCGCTGGCGCACGGCCTCCTGCACCTTCTCCGGCGTGCGAAGCGCGCGCGACACCGTGATGGCGCTGACGCCGGCGTGGCGCGCGACGTCGGCCATCGTGACGCCGGCGCGGCGCGTACTGCGGGACTTGCGAACCGTCATGTCTCGGCAGGAAAAAGTCCGTAGTGTGACCCAGCGCCCGGGTTGGGACAAACCCGGAAGGGGGCTTGGCAAGCTGGATATGATAGCGCTAACATCGCGCTTTGCATCGACCCGGCGCCAATCAAAGTGCGCCCAGAACCCAGAAGAGGAGACAACGATGCAGAATGCTCCCAATGGCGTGGCGCCGCGATCCGGCGCCCGCGCACTGGACCTGATATTCCGCGCCCAAAGCTGGCTCATGGTGGCCTGTCTGGTCGTCATGGTCGTGCTGCTGTTCGGCAATGTGGCGCTGCGCTACCTTTTCAATTCAGGCATCAACGTCTCCGACGAGCTGTCGCGCCTGGCCTTCGTCTGGCTGATCTTCATCGGCTCGGTGCTGGCCATGCGCACCGGCACGCACATGGGCGTGACGATGCTCGTGGAGCGCTTCGGGCCTGGCGCCCGGCGCGTGTCCCACTTGTTCTGCCAGGTCCTGATCCTGGCCGTGCTGTGCATGTGGATCAAGGGCAGCTGGCAGCAGGCCGTCATCAACATGGGAACGACGCTTCCCGTGACCGGCTTGCCCGCCGCCGTGTTCGATGCCGCGTGCGTCTACGCCGCCGTTGCCATGGCCCTGCTTGTCGTGGCCGATATCGTCCTCACCCTGTCCGGCGCCGAGCTGCGCCAGGATGCCGCCGCCATCGATCCCCTGAGCTGAGCATCATGATTCTTTCCGTTTTTCTGGTCGTGCTGCTGGGCCTGATGGCGCTGGGGATGCCGATCGCATTCGCCTTGATGATCAGCGCCGTGCCGATGATGTTCCAGCTGGACTTCGTCGATCCGCAGATCATCGGCCAGAACATGCTGTCCGGCGCCAACAGCTTCACGCTGATGGCCGTTCCCCTGTTCATGCTGGCGGGAGAGCTGATGAACGAAGGCGGCATCTCGCGCCGCATCGTGAATCTGGCCTCGACCTTCGTGGGCCACATCCGCGGCGGCCTGGGCTATGTGGCGATATTCGCCAGCGTCCTGCTAGCCGCGCTTTCGGGGTCGGCGGTGGCGGACGCCGCGGCGCTGGGATCGCTGCTTATCCCCATGCTGCGCGACAAGGGCTACGAGGCGGGCGATTCCGCAGGCCTGATCGCGGCGGGCGGCATCATTGCCCCCATCATTCCGCCATCCATCTCCTTCATCATCTTCGGGGTGGCGACCAATGTGTCCATCACGAAGCTCTTCTTCGCCGGTATCGCTCCGGGGCTGCTGATGGCGCTGACCCTGATCGCGGTCTGGTCCTGGACGGCGCGCCGCAGCACCAACGTGCAACCGTCGCCGCGCCAGCCCTGGAGCGCCAGGTTGCGCGCGCTGCGGGAATCGATCTGGGCGCTGTTCCTGCCTGTCATCATCATTGGCGGCTTGCGCGGCGGCATCTTCACGCCCACCGAAGCGGCCGTGGTCGCAGCGGTGTACGCGCTGCTGATCAGCCTGTTCGTCTACCGGGAGATCCGCTTCAAGGATCTGGGCGCGCTCTTCATGCGTGCCGCGAGCACCACGGCCATCGTCATGTTCCTGGTCGCCGCTGCGATGGTTTCCTCGTACATGATCACGCTGGCCGACCTGCCGCAGGCGCTTGCCGGTCTGCTCGGTCCGTTCATGGACCACCCCAAGTGGCTGATGTTCGCGCTGCTGGTGCTGCTCACGCTGGTGGGCACCGCCATGGATTTGACGCCGACCATTTTGATCCTGGCGCCCGTCCTGATGCCGGTGATCACCAAGGCTGGCATCGACCCGGTCTATTTCGGCGTCATGTTCGTGATGGTGGGCTGCGTGGGCTTGCTGACCCCGCCCGTCGGCACTGTGCTGAACGTCGTCGCCGGTGTGGCGCGGATCCGCATGGAGACCATCATCCGAGGCGCGTGGCGGTACGTCGTCGCCTATACGGTGCTGCTTCTGCTGATGGTCATCTTTCCGCAGCTGATTACGGTGCCGGCGAAGTGGATCCACTAGCCCCGGCGCCCGCCGAGCCATTGACCTGAATACCGACAACCGCAAGAGGAGACCATGATGCTTATTACATTGAAGAAACTGGCCGTCGCGCTGGCCGCCGTGTCGGCATGCGCGGCCGTTGCGCCCGCGCATGCGCAGGAAATCAAGTCCCGCATCATCCGTTTCGGCTATGGCCTGAACGAGGAAAGCGTGCAGGGGCGCGCCGCCCGCTACCTTGCCGAGCAGGTGGGCAAGCTCAGCGGCGGCAAGATGAAAATGCGCACCTTCGGATCCGCGAATCTGGGTTCGGACGAACAGATGCAATCCGCCCTGGTAGGCGGCTCTCAGGAAATGATGGTCGGTTCGACGGCGCCCCTGGCCACCATGGTCAAGGAGTTCGGCGTGTTCGATCTGCCCTTCCTTTTCAACGACGAAAAGGAAGCCGACGCCGTGCTGGACGGCCCCTTCGGCGAGAAGCTGCTGAAGATGCTGGAATCCAAGGGACTGGTGGGCCTGGTGTATTGGGAGAACGGTTTCCGCAACGTGACGAACTCCAAGCATCCCATCGCCAAGGCCGAGGACCTGCAGGGCGTGAAGTTGCGCGTCATGCAGAACCAGATTGCGCTCGGCGTCTTCGGCGCGCTCGGGGCCAACGCGGTGCCGATGCCGTTCTCCGAACTGTTCACGGCGCTGGAAACGCGCACGGTGGACGGGCAGGAGAATCCCGTCACGACCATCCAGAGCAGCAAGTTCTACGAGGTCCAGCCGTATCTCAGCCTGACTCGCCACGTCTATACGCCGTGGGTCGTGCTGGCCTCCAAGAAGTGGTGGGACACGCTGTCGCCGGATGAACAGAAGGTGATCCGCGAGGCGGCCGCATCGTCGCGCGATTTCGAACGCAAGGACAGCCGCGCCGATTCCACCAAGGCGATGGAAACGCTGAAAGAGGCCGGCATGAAAATCAACACCGTGTCGCCGGAAGAGCTGCAACGCCTGCGCGCCAAGGCTCAGCCGGTGGTGGACAAGTACACGCAGGACCTCGGCCCCGAACTGGTCAAGCAACTGCAGGAAGAAATCAACAAGGTCCGCAAAGGCTAGGAAAGCCCCATGTCCAACGCACCCCGCCGCCTGCGCAGCCAGAAATGGTTCGACGATCCGTCCCATGCCGACATGACGGCGCTTTACGTCGAGCGCTACCTCAACTACGGGCTGACGCGGGCCGAGCTGCAATCCGGCCGGCCCATCATCGGTATTGCGCAAACAGGCAGCGACCTGGCCCCCTGCAACCGCCATCACCTGGCGCTTGCGCAGCGTACGAAAGAGGCCATCCGCGACGCCGGCGGCATCCCCATGGAGTTTCCCGTGCATCCGCTCGCGGAACAGGGGCGCCGGCCCACCGCGGCGCTGGACCGCAACCTGGCCTACCTTGGCCTGGTCGAGATCCTGCACGGCTATCCCATCGACGGCGTCGTCCTGACCACCGGTTGCGACAAGACCACGCCGGCCTGCCTGATGGCGGCCGCCACGGTTGATATTCCGGCCATCGTGCTGTCGGGCGGGCCCATGCTCGATGGCTGGCACGAAGGCAAGCGCGTGGGCTCCGGCACGGTCATCTGGCATGCGCGCAATCTGATGGCGGCGGGGAAGATCGACTATGAGGGCTTCATGACGCTGGCGACGGCGTCGTCGCCCTCGGTGGGGCATTGCAATACCATGGGCACGGCGCTGTCCATGAACTCGCTGGCAGAAGCGTTGGGCATGTCGCTGCCGGGCTGCGCCAGCATCCCGGCGCCGTATCGCGAACGCGGCCAGATGGCGTACGCCACCGGACTGCGCATCGTCGAGATGGTTCGGGAGGACCTGCGGCCGTCGCGCATCCTGACGCGCAAAGCCTTTGAAAACGCCATTGCCGTGGCATCGGCACTGGGCGCGTCCAGCAATTGCCCGCCGCACCTCATCGCCATCGCGCGCCACATGGGGGTCGATCTGTCGCTGGAGGATTGGCAGCGTTTCGGCGAGGACGTCCCGCTGATCGTCAACTGCGTGCCGGCCGGCGAATATCTGGGTGAAAACTTCCATCGCGCCGGCGGTGTTCCGGCGGTCCAGCATGAACTGTTGAAGGCGGGCCGGCTGCATGGCGACTGCCTGACCGTATCGGGCAAGACGGTGGCGCAGATCGCCGAAGGGGCCGCCACGACGGATCCCGACGTCATCCGCACGTGCGACGCGCCGTTGAAGCAGCGCGCCGGTTTCATCGTGCTGTCCGGCAATTTCTTCGACAGCGCCATCATGAAGATGTCGGTGGTGGGCGAAGACTTCCGCAAGGCCTACCTGTCCGAGCCGGGCGATGAAAACGCCTTCGAGGCGCGCGCCATCGTTTTCGACGGGCCCGAGGACTATCATGCCCGCATCGACGATCCCTCCCTGGAGATCGACGAACGCTGTATTTTGGTGATCCGCGGCGCGGGACCGATCGCCTATCCCGGCGGCGCAGAAGTCGTCAACATGGCGCCGCCCGCCCGGCTCATCCAGCAGGGCATCGAGTCGCTGCCTTGCATGGGCGATGGCCGCCAGAGCGGAACATCGGCCAGTCCATCCATCCTGAACATGTCGCCGGAAGCGGCGGCAGGCGGCGGCCTCGCGCTATTGCGCACGGGCGACCGTATCCGCGTGGATCTGAACGCGCGTACGGTGACGCTGCAGGTCGATTCCGACGTGCTCGAAGCGCGGCGGAGCGAGCAGACCTTCGACATTCCGCCGCCGCAGACGCCGTGGCAGGAGATCTTCCGCGGCATGGTCGGCCAGTTGTCCACCGGCATGTGCCTGGAGCCCGCCACGCTCTATCTGAAAGTGGTGGAAACACGCGGCGACCCGCGGCATTCCCACTAGCCGCTGACATGCGCCTCGCCCGGCGTCGGGCGGGGCGGCCCTGGGCGGCCGGCCTCGCGTCGTGGCAGGCGTTAGCCTTTGCCGGTCAACGCATTCCGGGCAATGTCGTCCACCAGCACCAAGGACGCTTCCAGCGTGAATTCGCCCGCCGCCACCATGGCCAGCGCCTGTTCCGGCGTGACCGTGTCGAAAGCCATGACTTCGCCATCGCGGTTGCCGGGACGCGCGTCGGCATCCATCACACAGCGGCTGACCAGCAGGTCCTCGACCTGGTAGCCCTCGGGCAAGCGGCGGTGCATGCGCAGGATCGTCCGCATGGGTTCGCGCTGCCGTATGTCGTGCGGGCTGAGCCCTGCCTCTTCTTCGCATTCCCGCAGCAGCGCCAGCTCCAGCGATTCGCCCGTGGCCACCAGCCCGCCCACCAGCGTGTCCCACATGCCGGGGTCCGTGGCCTTGTTCAGGGCGCGCCGGGCGATCCACAGGCGCCCGTCGGGCGTCCAGGCGTTCAGGTGCACCGCCCGCGTCAGGATGCCGAGAGGCCGCACCGCCGCCCGCTCGATGGCGCCCAGCCGGTGGCCGTCTTCGTCGTGCACGTCCAACAGTTCGCCGCGCCATCCGCGCAGGCAATCGGCCTGGCGCAGGGTCTGCGCGACGCTGGCCAGCAGGCGATCCAGGTCCGCGCCTTGCGACAGCGGCTCGCCCAGGTGCAGGCCGCCTGGTTCGACGCGGACGCCGGGATGGCCGCGCAAGGCGTCGCAGGCGGCCAGCGTCGCCTGGCCGCAGCGGCGGCCGGCGATGGACAGCGGGCGGGAAAGCGAAGGCGGCGGCTCCTGCGCACGGTCGCGCAAGAGGGCGAACAGGTCCGCGGGCATGGGTGGCGTGGTGAAGGACGAAGGCGATGACGGCATGGCCGGAATTCTATTCCAGGGATGTGCCGGCGGCGGTTCGGTGGACGGCCGCTTTCCGCCGCCGTTACCCCGGGGGGCCGCCTCCGCTATAATCCGGCGGTTTCTTTGTGATTCGAGCAGAACCGACAGGCATGTGTGGTTTGATGCCCGTATCGAAATCTGCCGTCCAACAATTGCGCGTTTTCGTGTAGGTTCCGGCAGCTTCCCTGCCACACCGGCACGGCCCCAAGCGCGCCATGATAGAGGGTCAGCATGAAGAAGTGGAGAGGGATACTGGGGGCCTGTGCACTGCTGTCAAGCGGCATGGCCAGCGCTCAGGTGAAGGACATGCCCGGAGGCCCCAAGGTCGACCAGCTCAACCTGCACGAGGGCGTCACGCGCATCGCCCAGGACGTGATGTGGTTGCACTGGATGATGCTGAGCATCTGCCTGGTGATTTTCATCGGCGTCTTCGGCGTCATGTTCTATTCGATCTGGGCCCACCGGAAATCGCGCGGGCATCAGCCCGCCACCTTCCACGAGCACGTTGGCGTGGAAGTCGCCTGGACCGTCATCCCCTTCATCATCGTGATCGCCATGGCCCTGCCCGCCACCAAGGCGGTGGTCGCCATGAAGGACACCTCAAGCCCCGATCTGACCGTCAAGGTCACGGGTTATCAGTGGAAGTGGGGCTACGAGTACGTCGATGGCCCCGCCACCGGCGTGAAGTTTCTTTCCACGCTTTCCACGCCGCGGGCCCAGATCGAGGGCCGTGAGCCCAAGGGGGATTTCTACCTGATGGAGGTGGACAATCCGCTCGTCGTCCCGGTGGATCAAAAGGTGCGCATCGTGCTGACCGCCGGTGACGTCATTCACTCGTGGATGGTGCCTGACTTCGGCGTGAAGCAGGACGCGATTCCGGGTTTCCTGCGCGACACCTGGTTCCGCGCGGAGAAGGTCGGCACCTATCGCGGCCAGTGTGCGGAACTTTGCGGGAAGGACCACGCCTTCATGCCCATCGTCGTGGACGTCAAGTCCAAGGAAGACTTCGCGAAGTGGGCCGACGATCAGAAGAAGAAAATGGCCGCGGCGGGCGACGATCCCAACAAGCAGTGGACCGAAGCCGATCTGGTCGCGCGTGGCGAAAAAGTCTACGGGGCCAACTGCGTGGTCTGCCACCAGGCCAACGGCAAGGGCGTGCCGGGTTCCTTCCCGGCGCTGGACGGCGACAAGGTCGTTCTCGGCCCTCAGGACGAACAGATCAAGACCGTCCTGCATGGGCGTCCCGGCACGCCGATGCCGGCGTTCATGAACCAGCTCAACGACGTCGAGATCGCCGCGGTCATCACCTATACCCGTCATGCCTGGGGCAATGCGGGCAAGGGTCAGGATCCGACCGTCCAGCCGTCCGCCGTCAAGTCGTCGCCGCACTAGCGCATCGTCCGGACATGCGTCCGGACCCGATCGCGTCCGCCATATACCGAATACCTCAGCCTGGCCGTGGAACGGTCCAGGCAATCCGCAGGAAGGAGTCGAGACTATGAGCAGCGTCACTGTAGACCACGTCTCGCCGGGCCACGGGCACGGCCACGGTCACGATGACCATCACCACGCCATACCCACCGGCTGGCGGCGCTGGCTGTTCGCCACCAACCACAAAGACATCGGGACGATGTATCTCATCTTCTCGTTCGTCATGCTGCTGGAAGGCGGGACGCTCGCGCTGTTGCTTCGCACCGAACTGTTCGAGCCGGGTCTGCAGTTCTTTCGTCCCGAACTGTTCAACCAGTTCACCACGATGCACGGCCTGGTGATGGTGTTCGGCGCCATCATGCCTGCCTTCGTAGGTTTCGCGAACTGGATGATCCCGCTGCAGATCGGCGCGTCGGACATGGCTTTCGCGCGCATGAACAACTTCAGCTTCTGGCTGCTGCCGGCTGCCGGGATCCTGCTGACGGCGTCGTTCTTCGTGCCGGGTGGCGCGACCGCGGCGGGCTGGACGCTGTATGCGCCGCTGTCGCTGCAGATGGGTCCGGGCATGGACATGGCCATCTTCGCGATGCACATCATGGGCGCCTCGTCCATCATGGGCGCGATCAACGTGATCGTGACCATCCTGAATATGCGCGCGCCCGGCATGACGCTGATGAAGATGCCGCTGTTCTGCTGGACGTGGCTGATCACGGCCTTCCTTCTGATCGCCGTCATGCCGGTGCTGGCCGCCGCCATTACGATGGTGCTGACCGACCGCCACTTCGGCACCGGGTTCTTCAACGCGGCCGCGGGCGGCGACCCGGTGCTGTACCAGCACGTGTTCTGGTTCTTTGGCCACCCCGAGGTCTACATCATGATCCTGCCGGCCTTCGGCATCGTGTCCGCGGTGGTTCCAGCGTTCTCCCGCAAGCAACTGTTCGGCTACGCGTCCATGGTGTACGCCACGGCCGCCATCGCGGTGCTGTCCTTCATCGTATGGGCGCATCACATGTTCACCACCGGCATGCCGGTCACCGGCCAGCTGTATTTCATGTACGCCACCATGCTGATCTCCATTCCCACCGGGGTGAAGGTGTTCAACTGGGTGGCGACGATGTGGCGCGGCGCAATGACGTTCGAAACGCCCATGCTGTTCGCCATCGGCTTCATCTTCGTATTCACGATGGGCGGTTTCACCGGTCTTATCCTGTCGATGGCGCCCATCGACATCCAGGTGCACGACACGTACTACGTGGTGGCGCACTTCCATTACGTGCTGGTGGCCGGCTCCCTGTTCGGTTTGTTCGCGGGCGCCTACTACTGGGTGCCGAAGTGGACGGGCCGCATGTACAGCGAAAAGCTCGGCAAGCTGCACTTCTGGTTCTCGTTGATTTCGTTCAACGTGACCTTCTTCCCCATGCACTTCCTGGGGCTGGCGGGCATGCCGCGGCGCTACGCGGACTATGCCGCGCAGTTCACGACCTTCCACCAGGTTGCCACCATCGGCGCGTTCTGGTTCGGTCTGTCGCAGCTTATCTTCCTGTGGGCCATGCTGCGCTGCTTCGCCGGCAAGGGTGAGGTGGCGTCCGCCAAGCCGTGGGACGGCGCCGAAGGGCTGGAGTGGTCGGTGCCCTCGCCCGCGCCTTTCCACACCTTCGAAACCCCGCCGGAAGTGAAGTAAGGCGTGCGCCGGGCACGCAGCAGGGAGCGCAGATGACGCCGGAACAACGCCGCCGCAACCGTATCGCCGGTGTCGTGCTGCTCGTCATTGTCGTGGCGGTCTTTGCTTGGACGATATTCAAGGGAGCCAGCCTGTTCACCGGTTTCCGCCCAGGCTGAGAAAGAACACGATGAGCGACGATCGCGGCCAGGGCCCGCAATCCAGGCCCACGTTTCTGCACACCATGAGGGCGGTGGCGTGGGGCATGCTGGGAATCCGCAAGGGCGCCGCCTATCGCGAGGACGCCACGCGGTTGAACCCCGTGCACCTGGTGATCGCCGGCGTGCTGGCGGGCGCGATTTTCGTCGCGGTCCTGGTGCTCATCGTGCGCTGGGTCGTGGCGAACGTGAGCTGAAATCTATTCGACGTACAAGTGGGAGAAGACCATGAGTGCAGGACACTCGGTGCAAGCGAAACAGGCGCCGTACTACTACGTGCCGGCCGACTCCGGCCATCCCGTCCGCATGGCGGTCGCCTTGCTGGTCACGGCGGTGGGCGCGTCGGCCTGGGTCAACAGCGTGCCGGCCGGCAAATGGCTCGTGCTGGTTGGCCTGTTGGCCGTGATCGCCGTGCTGTTCCGCTGGTTCGGCGACGCCATCGGCGAATCCGAAGGGGGGCTGAACAGCAGGCGCGTTGACGTTTCCTACCGATGGGGGATGAGCTGGTTCATCTTCTCGGAGGTCATGTTCTTCGGTGGGTTTTTCTTCGCCCTCGGCTATGTGCGGCTGATCACGACCCCCTGGCTCGGCGATCTGGACCACAAGCTGCTGTTGTGGCCGGACTTCACCGCCTCCTGGCCCAACTTCGGTCCCGCCGGCGTGGTGGAACACTTCCAGACGGTCGGCCCTTTCCCGCTCCCCACGATCAACACGGCGCTGCTGCTGACTTCCGGCGTCACCTTGACGATCTCGCACCACGCCCTGCGTGCGGCGCATCGCGGCAAGGCGATCTTCTGGCTGGCGGTGACCGTACTGCTGGGCGCGGCCTTCGTTGGCTGCCAGGCTTTCGAGTACCACCACGCGTACACCGAGCTGAACCTGAAGTTCAGCTCCGGCGCCTACGGCTCGCTGTTCTTCATGCTGACCGGCTTCCACGGCTTTCACGTCATCATGGGCGCCACCATGTTGACGGTCATCCTGTTCCGCCTGATCCGCGGCCACTTCACGCCGGACCACCATTTCGGCTTCGAGGGCGCCGCCTGGTATTGGCACTTCGTTGACGTCGTCTGGCTGGGCCTGTACCTGTTCGTGTACTGGTTCTGAGCCCGGTCTTATCCAGGACGCCGCGGATCCGGCTCCGCCGGTCCGCTGGCGTCGCCCCCTTGAGGGGGAAGCGCGTTAGCGCTTCGGGGGTGGGCTCCCCCTCCGGTCCGCAGGCGTGCCCCCTTGAGGGGGAGCGCGCAGCGCTTCGGGGGTGGGCCCTCCTTCACTTTATTCCGGTAGACTCGATCCAGCCGAGGTGATGCGCCAGCAGCACAAACAGAAACAACGCGACGGAAAGGCCGATACGTACCGTCAGGGCATTGACGGTTCTGTTCGTGGTGCCTTTATCCTTCATCAGGTAGATCAGGGCGGATCCAAGGCTGGCGAGGATCCCAATAAAGGCCAGGACGACTAGAACGCGCATGGCGGCCTCCGGGTGCAAAACGGAATTATTGCAGACATGACTCGAGGGCATCGCACGCTCGCCGCATTGGTGCTGCTCGGACTGATGTTCGCATTGTTCGTGTCTCTGGGCCGCTGGCAATTGCGACGCGCCGACGAGCGGCGCGCGCTTCTGGCCGCCATCGAAAACGGCCGCCGCGAACCGCCGCTGGCGCTGAGCGCCGCCACGCCGCCGGACGACCTCCGACCCTGGCGGCCGGTATCGGTGCACGGCCGTTGGCGCGAAGACATGACCGTCCTGCTGGACAACCGCAACCAGAACGGCCGGCCGGGCTATTGGGTGGCCACGCCGCTGATCCTGGAAGGCGGCGAAGGCGTGGCGGTGCTGGTGCTGCGCGGCTGGATGCCGCGCGCAATGCAAGGCGTGCCGGCCGCCGCCATACCGCGCGCGCCGGATGGCGAACCGATTGCCGGCGAACTGGTCCAACGCGTGCCGCGGCTCTTCGAACTGTGGAACCCGGGCGGCGCCCCGGCGGACGGCTTGCCCGCCGCGTGGCCCCTTCCGGGCGGGCCGCCCACCGTGCAGAACCTCGATCTGGACGCCTATGCCAAGGCCACCGCGCTGCGGCTGCTCCCCGCGGTGGTCGAGCAGCACGCGCCCACTGGAGACGGCCTGGTGCGCGAGTGGCCGCAGCCGTCCGTGGATTACCACCAGAATGCGGGCTACGCCATGCAATGGTTCGGCTTTGCCTGCATCGCGGGCATTGCATTCATCGTGGTGGCGGTACGGGCCGCGCGCACGCGCCGTGCGCTGCGCCGTGGACGGGGCCCATAGCGCGGCCATGCTGCGGGGCCGATATCCGGCTCCGTGTACATTCTCACCGTCCAACCTTCATCGAACAGCAGGAACGACACGTGGTTCGCCCCGCCATGCCTTTTGCCGCCGCGGCGCCTCCCGGCCGCCGCCCACGCTCCGCCGCGATCCTCATCGCGATCTTCGCGATCACGCTCGCGCCCATCCTTGCCGCGGTCGTGCTTTACCTGAATCCTCAATGGTGGCCCGACGACAGCAGCAACTACGGAAAACTCATCGAGCCGCAGCGCGACCTGCCGTCCGCCGCGGCGCTTCCGTTGGCAACGCTGGATGGGCAGCCTTTCGACCTGACCACCCTGAGAGGAAAGTGGCTGCTGATGACGGCCGATGGCGGCGCCTGCCCGGAATCCTGCGCGCGCAAGCTCTTCATCATCCGCAATACGCATGCAAGCCAGGGCAAGAACGTGGATCGTCTGGTGCGGGTCTGGTTCATTACGGACGAAGCTCCGGTGCCGCAAAAAGTGCTCGAAGCCTATCGCGGGACGATCATGGTGCGCGCGCGCCCTGAGCAGCTTGCTCCCTTCCTGCTGGGCGACGCCGCCGGCGCGGCGGGCGGGCCTTCCGCGGCCCTGGCTGGGCCGATGTGGATGGCGGACCCGCTGGGTCATCTGATGCTGCAGTTTCCCGTGGACGCCGACCCGCTGAAGGTCCGCAAGGACGTGAGCAAGCTGATCTATAACTCCCGAATTGGTTGAGCGCATGGACCCCGTCATCCAACGCTATCGCAAGCTGGTTTTCTTCATATGGTTTTTGACGCTGGACCTGATCATGTTCGGCGCTTTCGTCCGCCTGACGGATTCCGGGTTGGGGTGCCCCGATTGGCCCGGGTGCTACGGCAGCGCGTCGCCGCTGGGCTCGCTATCGGACATCCATGCCGCCAATCAGGCCATGCCGTTCGGGCCGGTGTCGCTGTCCAAAGCCTGGATCGAGATGATCCATCGCTACGCCGGGTCGATCCTGGGGCTGCTCATCATTGTCATGGTCTACATGGCGTGGCGCCATCGCGACCGGTTGGGCCGGTCGCCCGCCTTGGCGACGGCCGCCCTGGTCGTGGTTTGCGTGCAAGGCGCCTTCGGCGCGTGGACGGTCACGCACCAGCTGATGCCTGTCGTGGTGACGGCGCACCTGCTGTTCGGCATGGTGACCCTGGCCGTCATGACGTGGCTGGCGGCCCGTGAAAGGCCGTATCGT
The sequence above is a segment of the Bordetella genomosp. 9 genome. Coding sequences within it:
- the coxB gene encoding cytochrome c oxidase subunit II, translating into MKKWRGILGACALLSSGMASAQVKDMPGGPKVDQLNLHEGVTRIAQDVMWLHWMMLSICLVIFIGVFGVMFYSIWAHRKSRGHQPATFHEHVGVEVAWTVIPFIIVIAMALPATKAVVAMKDTSSPDLTVKVTGYQWKWGYEYVDGPATGVKFLSTLSTPRAQIEGREPKGDFYLMEVDNPLVVPVDQKVRIVLTAGDVIHSWMVPDFGVKQDAIPGFLRDTWFRAEKVGTYRGQCAELCGKDHAFMPIVVDVKSKEDFAKWADDQKKKMAAAGDDPNKQWTEADLVARGEKVYGANCVVCHQANGKGVPGSFPALDGDKVVLGPQDEQIKTVLHGRPGTPMPAFMNQLNDVEIAAVITYTRHAWGNAGKGQDPTVQPSAVKSSPH
- the ctaD gene encoding cytochrome c oxidase subunit I, translating into MSSVTVDHVSPGHGHGHGHDDHHHAIPTGWRRWLFATNHKDIGTMYLIFSFVMLLEGGTLALLLRTELFEPGLQFFRPELFNQFTTMHGLVMVFGAIMPAFVGFANWMIPLQIGASDMAFARMNNFSFWLLPAAGILLTASFFVPGGATAAGWTLYAPLSLQMGPGMDMAIFAMHIMGASSIMGAINVIVTILNMRAPGMTLMKMPLFCWTWLITAFLLIAVMPVLAAAITMVLTDRHFGTGFFNAAAGGDPVLYQHVFWFFGHPEVYIMILPAFGIVSAVVPAFSRKQLFGYASMVYATAAIAVLSFIVWAHHMFTTGMPVTGQLYFMYATMLISIPTGVKVFNWVATMWRGAMTFETPMLFAIGFIFVFTMGGFTGLILSMAPIDIQVHDTYYVVAHFHYVLVAGSLFGLFAGAYYWVPKWTGRMYSEKLGKLHFWFSLISFNVTFFPMHFLGLAGMPRRYADYAAQFTTFHQVATIGAFWFGLSQLIFLWAMLRCFAGKGEVASAKPWDGAEGLEWSVPSPAPFHTFETPPEVK
- a CDS encoding cytochrome oxidase small assembly protein, which translates into the protein MTPEQRRRNRIAGVVLLVIVVAVFAWTIFKGASLFTGFRPG
- a CDS encoding DUF2970 domain-containing protein, producing the protein MSDDRGQGPQSRPTFLHTMRAVAWGMLGIRKGAAYREDATRLNPVHLVIAGVLAGAIFVAVLVLIVRWVVANVS
- a CDS encoding cytochrome c oxidase subunit 3, producing MSAGHSVQAKQAPYYYVPADSGHPVRMAVALLVTAVGASAWVNSVPAGKWLVLVGLLAVIAVLFRWFGDAIGESEGGLNSRRVDVSYRWGMSWFIFSEVMFFGGFFFALGYVRLITTPWLGDLDHKLLLWPDFTASWPNFGPAGVVEHFQTVGPFPLPTINTALLLTSGVTLTISHHALRAAHRGKAIFWLAVTVLLGAAFVGCQAFEYHHAYTELNLKFSSGAYGSLFFMLTGFHGFHVIMGATMLTVILFRLIRGHFTPDHHFGFEGAAWYWHFVDVVWLGLYLFVYWF
- a CDS encoding twin transmembrane helix small protein, whose amino-acid sequence is MRVLVVLAFIGILASLGSALIYLMKDKGTTNRTVNALTVRIGLSVALFLFVLLAHHLGWIESTGIK
- a CDS encoding SURF1 family protein, producing the protein MTRGHRTLAALVLLGLMFALFVSLGRWQLRRADERRALLAAIENGRREPPLALSAATPPDDLRPWRPVSVHGRWREDMTVLLDNRNQNGRPGYWVATPLILEGGEGVAVLVLRGWMPRAMQGVPAAAIPRAPDGEPIAGELVQRVPRLFELWNPGGAPADGLPAAWPLPGGPPTVQNLDLDAYAKATALRLLPAVVEQHAPTGDGLVREWPQPSVDYHQNAGYAMQWFGFACIAGIAFIVVAVRAARTRRALRRGRGP
- a CDS encoding SCO family protein, which encodes MPFAAAAPPGRRPRSAAILIAIFAITLAPILAAVVLYLNPQWWPDDSSNYGKLIEPQRDLPSAAALPLATLDGQPFDLTTLRGKWLLMTADGGACPESCARKLFIIRNTHASQGKNVDRLVRVWFITDEAPVPQKVLEAYRGTIMVRARPEQLAPFLLGDAAGAAGGPSAALAGPMWMADPLGHLMLQFPVDADPLKVRKDVSKLIYNSRIG